A region from the Hippopotamus amphibius kiboko isolate mHipAmp2 chromosome 15, mHipAmp2.hap2, whole genome shotgun sequence genome encodes:
- the LOC130836382 gene encoding olfactory receptor 2M3-like produces MAWENQTFNSDFILLGIFDHSPIHTFLFSLVLGIFTVALMGNTIMVLLIHLDTQLHTPMYTLLSQLSLMDLMLISTTVPKMAFNYLSGKKSISPAGCGTQIFLYVSLLGAECFLLAAMAYDRYVAICYPLRYSILMSQKICCLMAVSSWIVGSLDGIIVIAVALSFPYCGTREIPHFFCDVPALLTLSCTNTLLFERLMFICCIIILLFPVAVIIASYVHVILAVVHMGSGEGRRKAFATCSSHLMVVGMYYGAAMFIYMRPVSDRSPTQDKMVSAFYTILTPMLNPLIYSLRNKEVARAFMKVLGKGKSQGQIS; encoded by the coding sequence ATGGCATGGGAAAATCAGACTTTCAACTCTGACTTCATCTTGCTGGGAATCTTTGATCACAGCCCCATCCacaccttcctcttctctctggtcTTGGGCATCTTCACAGTGGCCCTCATGGGAAACACTATCATGGTTCTCCTCATCCATCTGGACACTCaactccacacccccatgtacacGCTCCTCAGCCAGCTGTCCCTTATGGACCTTATGCTCATCTCTACCACTGTCCCCAAGATGGCCTTCAACTACTTGTCTGGAAAGAAGTCTATCTCTCCGGCTGGTTGTGGAACTCAGATTTTCTTATATGTGTCCCTCCTTGGAGCTGAATGTTTCCTGCTGGCTGCAATGGCCTATGACCGGTATGTTGCCATTTGCTACCCATTACGATATTCAATTCTCATGAGCCAGAAAATATGTTGTCTCATGGCTGTTTCTTCCTGGATTGTTGGCTCTCTTGATGGCATAATCGTTATTGCAGTTGCACTGTCTTTCCCATACTGTGGCACCCGGGAAATaccccactttttctgtgatgtcCCTGCCCTTCTCACTCTCTCATGCACAAACACATTGCTATTTGAAAGGTTGATGTTTATTTGCTGTATAATTATACTTCTTTTCCCTGTAGCAGTCATCATTGCTTCCTATGTCCATGTTATTCTTGCTGTTGTTCACATGGGATCTGGAGAGGGTCGCCGCAAAGCTTTTGCTACCTGTTCCTCCCACCTCATGGTTGTGGGAATGTACTATGGGGCTGCCATGTTCATATACATGCGACCTGTTTCTGATCGTTCTCCCACCCAGGACAAGATGGTATCAGCCTTCTACACCATCCTTACTCCCATGCTGAATCCCCTCATCTATAGCCTCCGCAACAAGGAAGTGGCCAGAGCATTCATGAAGGTGTTAGGGAAGGGCAAGTCTCAAGGGCAAATTTCCTAA